One window of the Babesia microti strain RI chromosome IV, complete genome genome contains the following:
- a CDS encoding heat shock 70kDa protein 5 (overlaps_old_locusTagID:BBM_III06050), which translates to MNLFNLSVFLFWGLLAEGKPSPQVEGPVIGIDLGTTYSCVGIYRNGRVEIITNDMGNRITPSYVSFIGGERKVGDVAKSLATSNSKNTVFDAKRLIGRKFRDEEVQRDKKLLPYEIFDKDGRPYIRIDDKGSKGEFAPEEISALVLSKMKSMAENFLGQTVKNAVVTVPAYFNDAQRQATKDAGQIAGLNVLRILNEPTAAAIAYGLDNKDEEKNILVYDLGGGTFDVSLLTIDNGVFEVIATSGDTHLGGEDFDRNVMDHFIALTKSQHGINIATDVQAVQKLRKEVEQCKRKLSSAHSCKIEIENLIGDFNFSQTLTRAKFENLNEDLFKSTLEPVKDVLNQAKLEKSDIHDIVLVGGSTRIPKIQQLIKDFFNGKEPNKGINPDEAVAYGAAVQGGILAGESHDELVLLDVTPLSLGIETVGGVMTKIIPRNTVVPTKKSQMFSTYMDNQTTVTIQVYQGERSMTQHNTLLGRFDLTGIAPAPRNTPQINVTFEIDTNGIVSVSAEDKGSGKSQKITITAEQGRLSKAEIERMIEESERYAQEDKEMMERVESKNTLDGYIASMKRSVEDKDKLADKIEEDDKTTILNALKDAETWLFQNPEADTDEYKSKLKSLEEICNPIIQKLYQGNAAGESNYDSYGDEL; encoded by the exons ATGAATCTATTTAATCTAAGTGTGTTTTTGTTTTGGGGATTGTTGGCGGAAGGAAAACCCTCGCCACAGG TGGAAGGGCCAGTAATAGGCATTGACTTGGGTACAACCTATTCTTGTGTGGGCATATATCGTAACGGACGTGTAGAGATAATTACCAATGACATGGGCAATCGTATTACACCGTCATATGTCTCCTTCATTGGAGGAGAAAGGAAAGTTG GCGATGTTGCAAAAAGTCTCGCTACTAGTAACTCCAAGAATACTGTATTTGACGCCAAGAGGTTGATCGGGAGAAAATTCCGCGATGAAGAGGTCCAAAGGGATAAGAAATTGCTACcatatgaaatatttgacaAG GATGGCAGGCCATATATAAGAATTGATGACAAAGGAAGCAAGGGCGAATTTGCCCCCGAAGAGATCAGTGCCTTAGTGCTTTCCAAAATGAAGAGCATGGCCGAAAACTTTCTCGGTCAGACAGTTAAAAATGCCGTTGTGACAGTTCCtgcatattttaatgatgCCCAGCGCCAAGCTACCAAAGATGCAGGTCAAATTGCTGGTTTGAATGTATTACGTATACTCAATGAACCCACAGCCGCTGCTATTGCTTATGGTCTTGACAATAAGGATGaagaaaaaaatattttggtCTATGATCTCGGTGGTGGTACTTTTGATGTTTCCCTACTTACAATTGACAACGGTGTATTTGAAGTCATAGCGACATCAGGAGATACTCACCTCGGCGGTGAAGATTTTGATCGTAATGTTATGGACCATTTTATAGCCCTAACTAAGTCACAACATGGGATTAACATTGCTACAGATGTACAAGCTGTACAAAAGCTCCGTAAGGAGGTTGAACAGTGTAAGAGAAAGTTATCATCTGCCCACAGTTGTAAAATTGAGATTGAAAATCTGATTGGTGACTTCAACTTCAGCCAAACCTTAACCAGAGCAAAATTCGAGAATCTGAATGAAGACCTGTTTAAGAGCACATTGGAACCAGTAAAGGACGTGTTAAACCAAGCCAAGCTTGAGAAATCTGATATCCATGACATAGTTCTAGTTGGTGGGTCAACCAGAATTCCTAAAATCCAGCAATTGATCAAGGATTTCTTCAATGGCAAAGAGCCCAACAAGGGTATTAACCCTGATGAAGCTGTTGCCTACGGAGCGGCAGTACAAGGCGGTATACTTGCTGGTGAATCTCACGATGAACTGGTACTTTTGGATGTGACTCCGCTATCACTGG GTATCGAAACTGTTGGTGGCGTCATGACTAAGATTATCCCCCGTAACACTGTGGTTCCAACAAAGAAATCACAAATGTTCTCTACTTATATGGACAATCAAACCACCGTCACTATCCAAGTTTACCAAGGAGAACGTTCAATGACACAACACAATACTCTGCTCGGAAGATTTGACCTTACTGGTATTGCCCCTGCACCTCGTAACACTCCTCAAATCAATGTCACATTTGAAATCGACACTAATGGCATTGTGAGTGTATCAGCTGAGGATAAAGGTAGTGGTAAGAGTCAGAAAATTACCATAACCGCGGAACAAGGCAGGTTATCAAAGGCTGAGATTGAAAGAATGATCGAAGAGTCGGAGAGATATGCTCAGGAGGATAAGGAAATGATGGAACGTGTTGAATCCAAGAATACGCTTGATGGTTACATCGCTAGTATGAAGAGGAGTGTGGAAGATAAGGATAAGTTGGCTGATAAGATTGAGGAAGATGACAAGACCACAATTTTGAACGCCTTGAAAGATGCTGAGACGTGGCTTTTCCAAAATCCAGAGGCGGATACTGATGAGTATAAATCCAAACTCAAGTCACTGGAAGAAATTTGTAATcctattatacaaaaattgtacCAGGGCAATGCAGCCGGGGAATCCAATTATGATTCTTACGGGGATGAGTTATGA
- a CDS encoding hypothetical protein (overlaps_old_locusTagID:BBM_III06040), which translates to MYYFNNNAKSKNGNMCKSSHKSDCASLYSFSSQKLLDDRLKRSLEIFEKNHTKPDSEGTECSGTKCVRRSQYKPTAQPLPINFPVRYANDQTHAFQYSQNSQSSTYSISSINHHISTERINSANNNTNYSYNNCTNVNSTKKLYNTIFIELKTRIEALESDIKSLQQELYGSNIDIFARPIVMHRRLL; encoded by the exons ATGTATTATTTCAATAATAATGCCAAATCAAAGAATGGTAACATGTGTAAAAGTAGCCACAAATCTGATTGTGCCTCTTTGTACAGTTTCAGCAGTCAAAAACTACTGGACGATAGGCTTAAAAGGTCACTCGAGATTTTCGAAAAAAATCACACAAAACCTGATTCAGAAGGTACTGAGTGTAGTGGTACTAAGTGTGTTAGACGCTCCCAATATAAACCCACGGCCCAACCATTGCCTATCAACTTCCCTGTTAGATATGCAAATGATCAAACCCATGCATTTCAATACAGTCAAAATTCACAATCAAGCACATATTCTATTAGTTCTATAAATCATCACATCTCAACTGAACGAATTAATTCAGCGAATAATAATACTAACTACAGCTATAACAACTGTACCAATGTGAATTCcacaaaaaaattatataatacaatttttattgaaCTAAAAACCAGAATAGAAG CATTGGAAAGTGATATCAAATCATTACAACAAGAGTTATACGGGTCTaacattgatatatttgctAGACCTATTGTTATGCATAGGAGATTGCTCTAA
- a CDS encoding conserved Plasmodium protein, unknown function (overlaps_old_locusTagID:BBM_III06030;~overlaps_old_locusTagID:BBM_III06035;~overlaps_old_locusTagID:BBM_III06040), whose amino-acid sequence MDLDEEKELSPPDKIVKDCYFCRITGTILFTGLGAYAISCSRRFTKPSDRIFSYLISSALFSLATYRAITPVKEYEE is encoded by the exons atggaTTTGGATGAAGAAAAGGAATTGTCACCGCcagataaaattgttaaggATTGCTATTTTTGCCGCATAACCGGAACAATTCTTTTTACAGGCCTAGGTGCTTATGCTATAAGTTGTTCAAGGAGGTTTACAAAACCCTCAGATCGCATTTTTTCTTATCTTATTTCATCCGCTCTATTTTCCCTAG CAACATACAGGGCAATTACACCAGTGAAGGAATATGAAGagtga
- a CDS encoding hypothetical protein (overlaps_old_locusTagID:BBM_III06045): protein MPILLHADFIQDYSNDDKETTAPPSTTISYLVNATGELMEKDIKQRLALKERVEILRELKSAVIDDFEKERSNFKTEELRTHVCVDEEFPLKNCLMDFKSITSEKQFDHLISCYHHLDAYEACVRRNSG from the coding sequence ATGCCGATTCTTTTGCATGCAGACTTCATCCAAGATTACTCCAATGACGATAAAGAAACCACAGCACCTCCGTCTACTACCATAAGTTATCTAGTGAATGCCACAGGAGAGCTGATGGAGAAAGATATTAAACAGAGGTTAGCATTGAAGGAGAGGGTTGAAATTTTACGCGAATTAAAGAGCGCAGTTATTGATGACTTTGAAAAGGAAAGATCGAATTTCAAAACTGAAGAGTTAAGGACACATGTATGTGTTGACGAAGAGTTTCCacttaaaaattgtttaatggaCTTCAAAAGCATCACATCTGAGAAACAATTCGACCACCTCATTTCCTGCTATCATCACCTAGACGCTTATGAGGCATGTGTCAGAAGAAATAGTGGTTAG